CTCTAACCCCTGCTGCAGAAAGAATTTCTTGTTGTTCTCCACTATCTGCTGCATGAGCTGCATCGGCCAAAGAATTCATAGAACTATCTCTAACAATAAAATCCACTGTCATTAAAAGTCCTGATCCTGGTTCAATAATTGCTGTTTGCGCCATTTCGTACATCTATAACTATTGCCAATTTAAATAATTTTTCATAGTTTTTCTGAACAAAATATCAAAAAAATAAAAAAATTTATATATTAGTTCATTCAGTCTAGCAATCCGATAATGGAAAATGAACAAGGAAACAGATGAAATTGACAAAAAAATTGTAAATCTTCTGCTTTTTGACGCAGACATTACGAACAGGGACATCGCTTCAAGATGCGGCATAGCTCTTGGAACAGTGAACAACAGGATAAAAAGATTAAAAAGAACAGGCATAATAAAGAAAAAGACAATCATAGTGGATTATGAAAAGCTGGGCTACACAATAGAAGTTCTAATTGCTTTAAAGATCAAAAAAGGCAGATTTTATGAAATAGTGAAGAAATTGGCTGCAGACCCGAATGTATTTCTGGTAATGGATATAACCGGCGATTATGACGTAGAAATCCTTGCAAGGTTCCATACAAAAAGGCAGCTGGACAGTTTTATCAAAAAACTGCAGCAGGAGCCAGATGTAGAGTCTACAAGGACAAGATTGATACTGAATATTTATAGAGAAAAAGAAATAAAGTAAATTCTGGCAGTAGTTTTTATGCTCTATCTAGATTGG
This genomic stretch from Candidatus Woesearchaeota archaeon harbors:
- a CDS encoding Lrp/AsnC family transcriptional regulator, which gives rise to MNKETDEIDKKIVNLLLFDADITNRDIASRCGIALGTVNNRIKRLKRTGIIKKKTIIVDYEKLGYTIEVLIALKIKKGRFYEIVKKLAADPNVFLVMDITGDYDVEILARFHTKRQLDSFIKKLQQEPDVESTRTRLILNIYREKEIK